One genomic window of Prochlorococcus marinus str. NATL2A includes the following:
- the crtL gene encoding lycopene beta cyclase, whose product MSTRALKDALVLGSGPGALSIAAALAIENLDVEILSEQSPEEPWPFTYGIWGEEVDELGLSHLLEHRWVNTISYFGEGDKDPNSKKNEITKHNRDYGLFDKNKLQAYWLEQCNNAEIEWHKGSAVNLETNQLISTVKTSNGKELNARVVIDATGYKPVFIKSPNQGPVAVQTCYGIVGEFSAPPVEKGQFVLMDYRCDHLNPEERKEAPTFLYAMDMGNGKFFLEETSLGLFPPVSLDELKRRLEKRLETRGLEIKSLDHEEHGSYLPMNMPIPYLTQPVLGFGGSAGMVHPASGYMVGSLLRRAPKVAKALSLAMKDPKASSASLAKKGWQTLWPSELRRKQAIYKFGLEKLMRFEENLLRGFFIEFFSLPNKQWYGFLTNTLSLKELISAMWKMFRKSPWTIKQGLMNMHGRELYLLFKALLVNNK is encoded by the coding sequence ATGAGTACTAGAGCATTAAAAGATGCCCTAGTACTTGGCTCAGGCCCAGGCGCTTTATCTATAGCGGCAGCATTAGCGATTGAGAACTTAGATGTTGAAATCTTATCTGAACAATCTCCAGAGGAACCTTGGCCCTTCACCTATGGGATTTGGGGCGAAGAAGTTGACGAACTTGGTCTAAGTCATTTACTTGAACATAGATGGGTAAATACCATTAGTTATTTTGGCGAGGGAGACAAGGATCCAAATTCTAAAAAGAATGAAATCACTAAACACAATAGAGATTATGGGCTTTTTGATAAAAACAAATTACAAGCTTATTGGTTAGAACAATGCAACAATGCTGAAATAGAATGGCATAAAGGATCAGCAGTCAATTTAGAAACGAATCAATTAATTAGCACAGTTAAAACGTCTAATGGAAAGGAGCTTAATGCTCGGGTAGTCATAGACGCAACTGGCTACAAACCTGTTTTCATTAAGTCTCCTAACCAAGGGCCAGTAGCCGTTCAAACTTGTTACGGAATCGTAGGGGAGTTCAGCGCACCCCCTGTAGAGAAAGGCCAATTTGTCTTAATGGATTATCGTTGCGACCACTTGAATCCAGAGGAGAGAAAAGAAGCTCCAACATTTTTATACGCTATGGATATGGGAAATGGGAAGTTTTTCTTAGAAGAAACATCCTTGGGCCTATTTCCTCCAGTATCTCTTGATGAGTTAAAAAGAAGACTGGAAAAAAGATTAGAGACTCGGGGTTTAGAAATAAAAAGTCTTGATCATGAAGAGCATGGTTCATATCTGCCGATGAACATGCCAATCCCTTACCTAACACAGCCGGTCCTTGGATTTGGCGGTTCTGCTGGAATGGTACATCCTGCATCTGGATACATGGTTGGCAGCCTATTAAGAAGAGCTCCTAAAGTTGCCAAAGCCCTTTCATTAGCAATGAAAGACCCAAAAGCATCCTCAGCTTCATTAGCAAAAAAAGGATGGCAAACCTTATGGCCATCAGAACTTAGAAGAAAACAAGCTATTTATAAATTTGGATTAGAAAAATTGATGCGCTTTGAAGAGAATTTGCTAAGAGGATTTTTTATAGAATTTTTTAGTTTACCTAATAAACAATGGTATGGATTCCTTACAAATACTCTTAGCCTTAAAGAACTAATATCCGCAATGTGGAAGATGTTTAGGAAATCACCCTGGACTATCAAACAAGGATTAATGAATATGCATGGTAGAGAATTATATTTATTATTTAAAGCATTATTAGTTAATAATAAATGA
- a CDS encoding sodium/glutamate symporter: MSLSFLGLEDLYKINAIPTLVLSLGLLGLIGILLTLGRRLDSAMKLERFGIPIALLIGALGFLIGPYGPLSLLPERVLNTWMQLPTPLLTLVFATLMLGRPIPRISALWKPVASQALLGLLLGFGQYVVGGIIVLSFLLPYLGVDPLMGCIIEVGFEGGHGAAAIMGESFMKLGFPEGLDLGFAMATVGLLASTLLGSGLVVLGRFFGWLVTTEQELPNDLNDIEFAIKPIEQLKSLLYNFALLGLAVLIGIFFLYCLRLSSTFSSDISKQVILAFPVFPLALMGSFLVRFLLEKTGKTKLVSSLFQREIGILSTDLLIITAMAGLNLPLLVNYWVPITILAVGGLIWNLVGMLIFSRLFFREEWFVRAIAEFGNSTGVAASGLLLLRLADPRNSTNTLPVFSIKQLFLQPLLSGGLITVIAPLFISNFGLKGWTEFCGLVSLSLCVIAISLQSRYTKASA; encoded by the coding sequence ATGAGTCTGTCGTTTTTAGGTTTGGAAGACCTATATAAAATTAATGCAATCCCAACGTTAGTCCTCTCTTTGGGTTTGCTTGGACTGATAGGAATTCTTTTAACCCTTGGTAGAAGATTGGATTCCGCGATGAAGTTGGAAAGATTTGGTATTCCCATAGCCCTTTTAATTGGAGCTTTAGGTTTTTTAATCGGTCCTTATGGACCTCTTTCTTTATTACCAGAAAGGGTTCTGAATACTTGGATGCAATTACCAACTCCATTGCTTACTTTAGTCTTTGCGACCTTAATGCTAGGAAGACCTATTCCAAGAATTAGTGCTTTATGGAAACCAGTTGCTTCGCAGGCATTGCTTGGACTTTTATTAGGTTTTGGTCAATATGTTGTTGGTGGGATAATTGTGCTGTCATTTCTGCTTCCTTATTTAGGAGTAGATCCACTGATGGGATGCATTATTGAAGTTGGTTTTGAAGGAGGACATGGAGCTGCGGCAATAATGGGAGAAAGTTTTATGAAGTTAGGTTTTCCTGAGGGATTAGATCTGGGCTTTGCAATGGCAACTGTAGGATTACTTGCTTCTACTTTGCTAGGGAGCGGTTTGGTTGTCCTAGGTAGGTTTTTTGGATGGCTTGTAACTACTGAACAAGAGCTCCCAAATGATTTAAATGATATTGAATTTGCAATCAAACCAATTGAACAACTTAAGTCGCTTTTATATAATTTTGCTCTACTAGGATTAGCGGTATTGATTGGAATCTTTTTTCTTTATTGTTTAAGGCTATCTTCTACTTTTTCTAGTGATATAAGTAAGCAGGTGATATTAGCTTTCCCAGTATTTCCATTGGCTTTGATGGGTTCATTTTTAGTTAGATTTTTATTGGAAAAAACTGGAAAGACTAAATTAGTATCATCACTTTTTCAACGAGAGATTGGCATACTTTCAACCGATTTACTCATAATTACCGCGATGGCAGGATTGAATTTACCTTTATTAGTTAACTACTGGGTTCCAATAACCATTTTAGCCGTTGGTGGATTGATTTGGAATCTTGTAGGGATGTTGATTTTTTCTAGATTATTTTTTAGAGAAGAATGGTTTGTAAGAGCAATAGCAGAGTTCGGAAATTCAACAGGAGTTGCAGCTAGTGGACTATTACTTTTGAGATTGGCTGATCCAAGAAATTCTACTAATACGTTACCTGTATTTTCTATTAAGCAATTATTTCTTCAACCACTTCTTTCTGGAGGTCTGATTACTGTAATAGCGCCTTTGTTTATTAGTAATTTTGGGCTTAAAGGGTGGACAGAATTTTGTGGATTAGTTTCATTGTCTTTATGTGTAATAGCAATATCTCTACAGTCAAGATATACAAAAGCCTCAGCATGA
- a CDS encoding SDR family NAD(P)-dependent oxidoreductase: MRKILISGASRGIGKAIAIKLLKEGHYLSLGVRERDDLFNTPLDPKINNSDSFLVHTYDATDQNSSKKWVEKTFETFKSVDTIIHCAGIFKRTKLLFNDNEMKDIEDLWKVNVMGPWILTKHAWKYLSLSNSARIIVLVSMSGKRSKGNLCGYSMSKFALMSLCQTMRNEGWGNGIRVTAICPGWVNTDMAKEIKHYPKKDMSQAKDIASICSNLLTLPNSSIPFEISLNCQLETNI, translated from the coding sequence ATGAGAAAAATCCTTATAAGTGGAGCAAGTAGAGGTATAGGAAAAGCGATAGCAATAAAATTACTTAAAGAAGGACATTATTTAAGCTTAGGAGTAAGAGAAAGAGACGATTTATTTAATACACCATTAGATCCAAAAATAAACAATTCAGATAGTTTCTTGGTTCACACCTATGATGCAACTGATCAAAACTCATCAAAGAAATGGGTAGAAAAAACATTTGAAACTTTTAAAAGTGTTGATACTATTATTCATTGTGCTGGAATATTCAAAAGAACAAAACTATTATTTAATGATAATGAAATGAAAGATATTGAAGATCTATGGAAAGTTAATGTGATGGGGCCATGGATACTAACAAAACATGCTTGGAAGTATTTATCTCTAAGCAATTCAGCACGAATTATTGTATTAGTATCAATGAGTGGAAAACGATCAAAAGGTAACTTGTGTGGCTATTCTATGAGTAAATTTGCTTTAATGAGCTTATGCCAAACAATGAGAAATGAAGGATGGGGAAACGGTATTAGAGTTACAGCTATTTGCCCAGGCTGGGTAAATACAGACATGGCAAAAGAAATAAAACATTATCCCAAAAAAGATATGTCACAAGCAAAGGATATTGCAAGTATTTGCTCCAATTTACTTACTTTACCAAACAGTTCTATTCCTTTTGAAATCTCACTAAATTGTCAACTTGAAACAAACATTTAG
- a CDS encoding chlorophyll a/b binding light-harvesting protein: protein MQTYGNSAVTYGWWAGNSGVTNRSGKFIAAHAAHTGLIAFWAGAFTLFELARFDPSVPMGHQPLIALPHLATLGIGFDETGTFVGGSAVVAVAVCHLVGSMAYGAGGLMHSLLFSSDMQESSVPQARKFKLEWDNPDNQTFILGHHLIFFGVACIWFVEWARIHGVYDPSIGAIRQVEYDLNLSHIWDHQFDFLTIDSLEDVMGGHAFLAFLEITGGAFHIATKQVGEYTKFKGAGLLSAEAILSWSLAGIGWMAVVAAFWSATNTTVYPVEWFGEPLALKFGISPYWVDTVDLGSAHTSRAWLANVHYYFGFFFIQGHLWHALRAMGFDFKRVTSALSNLDTASVSLK, encoded by the coding sequence ATGCAGACCTATGGAAATTCAGCCGTCACCTACGGGTGGTGGGCTGGTAACTCAGGGGTCACCAACCGTTCAGGCAAATTTATTGCTGCTCATGCCGCTCATACCGGTTTGATTGCTTTCTGGGCTGGTGCCTTCACGTTATTTGAATTGGCTCGATTTGACCCTTCTGTACCAATGGGTCATCAGCCTTTAATTGCGCTTCCTCATTTAGCAACTTTGGGTATAGGTTTCGATGAAACTGGAACCTTTGTTGGTGGAAGTGCGGTTGTTGCAGTTGCTGTGTGTCATCTAGTTGGATCCATGGCTTATGGGGCAGGTGGATTGATGCACTCTCTTCTTTTCTCTAGTGACATGCAGGAATCTTCTGTGCCACAGGCCAGAAAATTCAAGCTTGAATGGGACAACCCAGATAACCAGACTTTCATCCTTGGACATCATTTGATTTTCTTTGGTGTTGCATGTATTTGGTTTGTTGAATGGGCGCGAATTCATGGGGTCTACGATCCTTCTATTGGTGCTATTCGTCAGGTTGAATACGACCTTAATTTGAGTCATATCTGGGATCATCAGTTTGATTTTCTAACTATTGACAGCTTGGAGGATGTTATGGGAGGTCATGCTTTCTTGGCTTTCTTAGAAATTACTGGTGGTGCTTTCCATATCGCTACTAAGCAAGTTGGAGAATATACGAAGTTCAAAGGAGCTGGGCTTCTTTCTGCAGAAGCTATTCTTTCTTGGTCACTAGCTGGTATTGGCTGGATGGCAGTTGTCGCAGCATTCTGGAGTGCAACAAATACCACTGTTTACCCTGTTGAATGGTTTGGAGAACCACTAGCACTTAAATTTGGAATATCTCCTTATTGGGTAGATACTGTTGATTTAGGTTCAGCCCACACTTCTAGGGCTTGGCTAGCTAATGTTCATTACTACTTTGGATTTTTCTTTATTCAGGGTCACCTATGGCATGCTCTTAGGGCAATGGGATTCGATTTCAAACGAGTAACTAGTGCCTTAAGTAATCTTGATACTGCTTCAGTATCTTTAAAATAG
- a CDS encoding GIY-YIG nuclease family protein, protein MSGFVYLMKNGDLYKLGCTTNLKGEASKMKPGEIISSFKTNDPKSFEVRLLRLYKKKRIPDTNYFRLSESEVNNCKKHLEGKSNFPKSLNDELRIGLNGSLFFAVITFLISFLINKMFIFSFSISILFSSLPMWSLAILGSFGGYDADDLSLFSTVSNRFKGLLIAISMISVSYVLYTFSRFVITF, encoded by the coding sequence ATGTCAGGATTTGTTTATTTAATGAAAAATGGTGATTTATATAAACTTGGATGTACCACTAATTTGAAAGGTGAGGCGAGTAAAATGAAACCAGGTGAAATAATTTCTTCTTTCAAAACTAATGATCCAAAATCTTTTGAAGTAAGATTGCTAAGGCTTTATAAGAAAAAAAGAATTCCGGATACGAATTATTTTCGTCTATCTGAATCTGAAGTTAATAATTGTAAAAAACATTTAGAAGGCAAAAGTAATTTTCCAAAAAGTTTAAATGATGAGTTAAGAATTGGATTAAATGGATCTTTGTTTTTCGCAGTTATAACTTTTCTGATTTCTTTCCTTATTAATAAGATGTTTATATTTAGTTTTTCTATCTCAATATTATTTTCCTCTCTCCCTATGTGGTCGCTTGCAATTCTTGGTAGCTTTGGAGGTTATGATGCTGATGACCTTTCACTTTTTTCGACAGTTTCTAATAGATTTAAAGGTCTTTTGATAGCTATTTCTATGATTTCAGTGTCATATGTTCTATATACTTTTTCTCGTTTTGTAATTACCTTTTAA
- a CDS encoding glutathione S-transferase gives MKHNILYSFRRCPYAIRARWALLNTNQPVELREVELKNKPIELIQISKKATVPVLKTSLNKVIDESLEIMIWSIKRSNMNELFGDKNNDISKEILSLIEINDNAFKYHLDRFKYASRFNIEESETHRSEAMKILLSLNNRLKVYSNEGKPLFLVDAKESLADWAIWPFVRQFRIADTINFDQNYEIQYLRCWLNYFFTHEKYPIVMKKNEPWSKKNEPLFIG, from the coding sequence ATGAAGCACAATATTCTATATAGCTTTAGACGATGTCCTTACGCAATTAGAGCTAGATGGGCTTTATTAAATACCAATCAACCAGTGGAGTTAAGAGAGGTCGAACTAAAGAACAAGCCTATAGAATTAATTCAAATTTCTAAAAAAGCAACTGTACCTGTATTAAAGACTAGTTTAAATAAAGTAATTGATGAGAGCCTAGAAATAATGATCTGGAGTATCAAAAGATCAAATATGAATGAATTATTTGGTGATAAAAATAATGATATTTCAAAAGAAATTTTGAGTCTTATAGAAATAAATGATAATGCATTTAAATATCATTTAGATCGATTTAAATATGCATCTAGATTTAATATTGAAGAATCAGAAACTCATCGTTCTGAAGCCATGAAAATACTTTTATCTTTAAATAACAGATTAAAAGTATATTCAAATGAAGGAAAACCGTTATTTCTTGTTGATGCAAAAGAAAGCTTAGCTGATTGGGCTATCTGGCCATTTGTAAGGCAATTTAGAATAGCTGACACAATAAACTTTGATCAAAACTATGAAATCCAATATTTACGTTGTTGGTTAAATTATTTTTTTACGCATGAGAAATATCCAATAGTTATGAAAAAGAATGAACCATGGAGTAAGAAAAATGAACCTCTATTTATTGGATAA
- a CDS encoding TIGR02450 family Trp-rich protein, whose amino-acid sequence MIWPPVKAWTSKVYLNGHIHFVAINYGGELPRRWVLLMSVLDSTVVVKVPWSQLVDLSNWEAGWDEINYRESSELVNNKIDVKTTNFTHPSIDSGLTIPISGKTIRPWFEEI is encoded by the coding sequence ATGATTTGGCCTCCAGTAAAGGCATGGACTAGCAAGGTTTATCTCAATGGTCACATTCATTTCGTAGCAATTAATTATGGTGGCGAATTGCCAAGAAGATGGGTCCTTTTGATGTCTGTACTTGACTCGACTGTGGTTGTAAAAGTTCCGTGGTCCCAATTGGTTGATTTATCTAATTGGGAGGCTGGATGGGATGAAATAAATTATAGAGAATCTTCTGAATTAGTTAATAATAAAATTGATGTAAAAACTACAAACTTTACTCATCCATCTATTGATTCTGGTTTGACAATACCTATAAGTGGAAAGACTATTAGACCTTGGTTTGAAGAGATTTAA